One segment of Theobroma cacao cultivar B97-61/B2 chromosome 9, Criollo_cocoa_genome_V2, whole genome shotgun sequence DNA contains the following:
- the LOC18589886 gene encoding transcription initiation factor IIB, which produces MADSFCPDCKRPTEVVFDHSAGDTVCSECGLVLEAHSIDETSEWRTFANESGDNDPVRVGGPSNPLLADGGLSTVISKPNGSSGDFLTSSLGRWQNRGANPDRSLIQAFKTIATMSDRLGLVATIKDRANEIYKKVEDQKPLRGRNQDAILAACLYIACRQEDKPRTVKEICSVANGATKKEIGRAKEYIVKQLEVEMGQSMEMGTIHAGDFLRRFCSHLGMSNQTVKAAQEAVQKSEELDIRRSPISIAAAVIYIITQLSDDKKLLKDISLATGVAEGTIRNSYKDLHPHASKLVPSWYAKKEDLKNLCSP; this is translated from the exons ATGGCTGACTCTTTCTGCCCAGATTGCAAGCGTCCAACCGAAGTTGTCTTCGACCACTCAGCCGGAGACACTGTCTGCTCCGAGTGCGGTCTTGTTCTTGAGGCTCATTCCATAGACGAGACCTCTGAGTGGCGAACCTTTGCCAATGAGTCTGGGGACAATGACCCAGTTCGTGTCGGCGGTCCTTCTAATCCTCTTTTGGCCGATGGTGGCCTCTCTACCGTCATTTCCAAACCTAATGGCTCCTCTGGTGATTTCTTGACATCCTCTTTGGGACGCTGGCAGAACCGCGGGGCAAACCCGGATCGTTCCCTTATCCAGGCCTTTAAGACCATTGCCACCATGTCTGACAG GTTGGGCCTTGTTGCAACCATTAAG GATCGAGCCAACGAAATATATAAGAAAGTTGAAGATCAGAAACCTCTTAGAGGCCGAAACCAGGATGCAATTTTGGCTGCTTGCCTCTATATTGCCTGTAGGCAAGAAGACAAACCCCGCACCGTAAAAG AAATATGCTCTGTTGCCAATGGAGccacaaagaaagaaattggtCGTGCAAAAGAGTATATCGTGAAGCAATTGGAGGTGGAGATGGGTCAATCCATGGAAATGGGAACAATACATGCTGGGGACTTTCTG AGACGTTTCTGCTCCCATCTTGGTATGAGTAATCAAACAGTTAAGGCTGCTCAAGAAGCTGTACAAAAATCTGAAGAGCTGGATATAAG GAGAAGCCCAATATCAATTGCAGCTGCTGTCATTTACATAATAACCCAACTGTCAGACGATAAGAAGCTTCTCAAAG ATATATCTCTAGCAACAGGAGTGGCTGAAGGGACCATTAGAAATTCCTACAAGGACCTCCATCCCCATGCTTCGAAGCTTGTACCAAGCTGGTATGCCAAAAAGGAAGACCTTAAGAATCTCTGCAGTCCTTAA
- the LOC18589885 gene encoding glucan endo-1,3-beta-glucosidase, with protein sequence MAVMFLLLGIFMSSLEFTGAKSVGVCYGRIGDNLPSEQEVLELYKASGIEKMRIYDPNQATLRALGMFPDIELILGVPNGDLEALATDASSATDWVQRNILPYAPAANIRYISVGNEVRPMDPAAQFVLPAMQNIYNALESANNAMEVLQIKVSTSVDATLLGSSYPPSAGAFSDSASSYIIPIVQFLADKGAPLLANIYPYFSYIGDPTSIDLNYALFTSPGVVVQDGAFGYQNLFDAILDAFYSAIEKAGFSNMEVVVSETGWPSDGGTAATIENASTYYQNLINHIQNGTPKRPGQPTQTYLFAMFDENQKGPAETERHFGLFSPDKQPKYPISFL encoded by the exons ATGGCAGTCATGTTTCTACTtcttggaattttcatgtctAGTTTGGAGTTCACAG gggcaaaatccgTAGGCGTTTGCTATGGAAGAATCGGCGACAATTTGCCAAGTGAACAGGAAGTTTTGGAACTTTATAAAGCTAGTGGCATCGAAAAGATGAGAATCTATGATCCAAATCAAGCAACTCTGCGAGCCCTCGGAATGTTTCCAGACATAGAACTCATCCTTGGTGTCCCTAACGGTGACCTTGAGGCCCTTGCTACAGATGCCTCATCTGCAACCGATTGGGTCCAACGTAACATACTGCCCTACGCACCGGCGGCCAATATTCGTTACATCTCTGTTGGAAACGAAGTGAGACCGATGGATCCGGCTGCACAATTCGTTCTCCCTGCAATGCAAAACATTTACAATGCTTTGGAGTCAGCAAACAACGCAATGGAAGTACTCCAAATTAAGGTTTCTACTTCGGTGGATGCAACTTTGTTAGGCAGTTCGTATCCTCCTTCAGCTGGCGCATTCAGTGACAGTGCAAGCTCATACATAATTCCCATCGTTCAATTCCTAGCAGACAAAGGGGCACCTTTACTCGCCAACATCTACCCTTATTTTAGCTACATTGGTGACCCTACAAGCATCGATCTTAACTACGCCTTATTTACATCACCGGGAGTTGTGGTTCAGGACGGCGCATTCGGGTACCAAAACCTGTTTGATGCAATATTGGATGCCTTTTATTCTGCTATTGAGAAAGCTGGTTTCTCTAATATGGAAGTGGTTGTATCCGAGACTGGCTGGCCGTCGGATGGAGGCACCGCCGCAACTATTGAAAACGCAAGCACTTACTACCAGAATTTGATCAATCATATTCAGAATGGAACCCCAAAGAGGCCTGGACAACCCACGCAAACTTACCTGTTTGCAATGTTTGATGAAAATCAAAAGGGTCCTGCTGAAACTGAGCGCCATTTTGGCCTCTTCTCCCCTGATAAGCAGCCCAAGTATCCGATAAGCTTCTTATGA